From one Methanobrevibacter olleyae genomic stretch:
- a CDS encoding O-acetylhomoserine aminocarboxypropyltransferase/cysteine synthase family protein: MTNKNYGLSTLGLHAGQEEPDPATGARAVPIYQTSSYVFKDTEEAANRFALQEFGQIYSRLTNPTSDAFEARITAIEGGNSGISTASGLAAISYALLNITEPGDDIVSANNLYGGTYQLFEYTFKDLARNVIFVDSEDLNAFEEAITDKTKAIYIESLGNPKLDVPDFEKLAKIAHFHDIPLIVDNTSGVGIVRPLDYGADVIAASATKFVGGHGTAVGGYIVDSGKFNWGNGKFPTISKPDPSYHGINYWETFGDVPELGNIAYTLRIRARLLRDLGATLAPVHSFIFLQGLETLSIRVAKHSENAIKVAKHLEQHPAVSWVNYPGLENHPSHEIAKKYLGDKFGALIAFGIKGGLEAGKEFINNVELLSLLANIGDAKSLVIHPASTTHQQLGPEEQKSTGVTQDLIRLSVGLEDVEDIIADIDQALDKVTYNFGE, translated from the coding sequence ATGACAAATAAAAATTATGGATTAAGTACTTTAGGATTACATGCAGGACAAGAAGAACCAGATCCAGCAACTGGTGCAAGAGCCGTTCCCATTTATCAAACTTCTTCTTATGTATTTAAAGATACGGAAGAGGCAGCTAACAGATTTGCACTTCAAGAATTTGGTCAAATTTATAGTAGGTTAACAAATCCTACTTCAGATGCATTTGAAGCAAGAATTACTGCTATTGAAGGAGGCAATTCTGGAATTTCTACTGCAAGTGGTTTAGCTGCTATTTCTTATGCTCTCTTAAATATTACAGAACCTGGAGATGATATAGTTTCTGCAAATAATCTTTATGGAGGAACATATCAATTATTTGAGTATACATTTAAAGATTTAGCTCGTAATGTAATTTTTGTTGATTCTGAAGATTTAAATGCTTTTGAGGAGGCAATTACTGATAAAACTAAGGCAATATATATTGAATCTCTGGGAAATCCTAAATTAGATGTTCCTGATTTTGAAAAATTGGCTAAAATAGCTCATTTTCATGATATTCCTTTAATAGTGGATAATACCTCAGGTGTTGGGATTGTAAGACCTTTAGATTATGGTGCTGATGTGATAGCTGCATCTGCTACTAAGTTTGTAGGAGGTCATGGTACTGCTGTAGGTGGATATATTGTTGATAGTGGTAAATTTAATTGGGGTAATGGTAAGTTTCCAACTATATCTAAGCCAGATCCAAGTTATCATGGAATAAATTATTGGGAAACATTTGGGGATGTTCCAGAACTTGGAAATATTGCCTACACTCTTAGAATAAGAGCTAGATTATTGAGAGATTTAGGTGCTACACTTGCTCCTGTCCACAGTTTTATTTTCTTACAAGGTTTAGAAACTTTATCAATAAGGGTAGCTAAACATTCTGAAAATGCAATTAAAGTAGCAAAACACCTAGAACAACACCCTGCAGTAAGTTGGGTAAATTATCCAGGACTTGAAAATCATCCAAGTCATGAAATTGCTAAAAAGTATTTAGGTGATAAATTTGGTGCCCTTATTGCATTTGGAATAAAAGGAGGATTAGAAGCAGGAAAAGAATTTATTAATAATGTTGAATTATTATCATTACTTGCTAATATTGGTGATGCAAAAAGTTTAGTTATTCATCCAGCATCTACTACACATCAACAATTAGGCCCTGAAGAACAAAAAAGTACTGGTGTAACTCAAGATTTAATTAGATTGTCTGTAGGTCTTGAGGATGTAGAAGATATCATTGCTGATATTGATCAAGCTCTAGATAAAGTTACATACAATTTTGGTGAATAA
- the nifS gene encoding cysteine desulfurase NifS: MYMDNSATSPIKEEVFNAMIPYLKEEFGNPSTFYTLGRNAKKAVEEARENIAKLINADTKEIIFTSGGTESDNMAIKGVALKFEDKGKHIITTEIEHPAVLRTCEFLESRGFELSYLPVNENGIISTEDLKNAIREDTILISVMHANNEIGTIQPIEEVGKIAKENNILFHCDAVQSVGKIPVDVKEANIDLLSISSHKIYGPKGVGVLFIKKGLKLELLIHGGGQENGLRSGTENVPGIVGFGKAAELAYEHLDENIAKLKQLRDSLIEKILERIPESYLNGDRENRLPNNANFRFSSIEGEGLILRLDAEGINGATGSACSSKSLKASYVLSALGLEDEEIHGSLRLSLGTENNMKDVDVVVDAIAKVVGELREMSPLWDNKNNVSLELDESKFTDSNN, from the coding sequence ATATACATGGACAATTCTGCTACTTCTCCAATTAAAGAAGAAGTATTTAATGCAATGATTCCCTATTTAAAAGAGGAGTTTGGAAATCCTTCAACTTTTTATACTTTAGGTAGAAATGCTAAAAAGGCTGTCGAAGAAGCTCGTGAAAATATAGCTAAATTAATAAATGCTGATACAAAAGAGATTATATTTACAAGTGGAGGTACCGAATCTGATAATATGGCTATTAAAGGTGTGGCTTTAAAATTTGAAGATAAAGGTAAACATATTATTACAACAGAAATTGAACATCCTGCAGTACTTAGAACTTGCGAATTCTTAGAATCAAGAGGCTTTGAACTTAGTTATTTACCTGTAAATGAAAATGGTATAATTAGTACAGAAGATTTGAAGAATGCAATAAGAGAGGATACTATTTTAATTTCTGTAATGCATGCAAATAATGAAATAGGAACTATACAACCTATTGAAGAAGTAGGTAAAATTGCAAAGGAAAATAATATTTTATTCCATTGTGATGCAGTACAATCTGTTGGAAAAATACCTGTTGATGTAAAAGAAGCAAATATTGACTTATTGTCTATTTCTTCTCATAAAATTTATGGTCCAAAGGGTGTAGGTGTACTATTTATTAAAAAAGGGCTTAAATTAGAGTTATTAATTCATGGTGGTGGCCAGGAGAATGGTCTTAGATCTGGAACTGAGAATGTTCCAGGTATAGTGGGTTTTGGTAAAGCAGCTGAGCTTGCTTACGAGCATTTAGATGAAAATATTGCAAAACTTAAGCAATTAAGAGATTCTCTTATAGAAAAGATTCTTGAAAGGATTCCCGAATCTTACTTAAATGGTGATAGGGAAAATAGACTTCCAAATAATGCAAACTTTAGATTTTCTTCAATTGAAGGTGAAGGTTTAATTTTAAGATTAGATGCTGAAGGAATTAATGGAGCAACTGGTTCTGCATGTTCATCTAAAAGTTTAAAAGCCTCATATGTATTAAGTGCTTTAGGTTTAGAGGATGAAGAAATTCATGGTTCTTTAAGATTAAGTTTAGGAACTGAGAATAATATGAAAGATGTTGATGTAGTAGTAGATGCAATAGCTAAAGTTGTTGGTGAACTAAGAGAAATGTCTCCATTGTGGGATAATAAAAATAATGTATCTTTAGAATTAGATGAATCTAAATTTACAGACTCTAATAATTAG
- the nifU gene encoding Fe-S cluster assembly scaffold protein NifU — protein sequence MYSDKVMDHFTKPRNSGIIEDASGEGTVGNPTCGDLMTIYIDVDNDEVIQDIKFKTFGCGAAIATSSMITEIAKGMNVDEALEITRNDVADALDGLPPIKMHCSNLAADALTEAIKDYKSKIH from the coding sequence ATGTATAGTGATAAGGTTATGGATCATTTTACAAAGCCAAGAAATTCCGGTATTATTGAAGATGCAAGTGGTGAAGGAACCGTTGGAAATCCTACTTGTGGTGATTTAATGACTATTTATATTGATGTGGATAATGATGAAGTAATTCAAGATATAAAATTTAAAACTTTTGGTTGTGGTGCTGCAATAGCTACAAGTAGCATGATAACTGAAATTGCAAAGGGAATGAATGTTGATGAAGCTTTAGAAATAACTAGAAATGATGTAGCTGATGCATTAGATGGTCTTCCACCAATTAAAATGCATTGTTCTAACCTAGCAGCAGATGCATTAACTGAAGCAATTAAAGATTATAAATCTAAAATTCATTGA
- a CDS encoding DHH family phosphoesterase produces the protein MKKSCPKCNGTGSIIVDTKICESCDGTGYIDTFEMKNHFKGVNSNARAKFDLDANQDVPCEVCNGKGTVDLLESCPYCNGTGEINLCNTCGKLIDSDKNYCDECIEKQEEEKMKKLEEKSPEKIVVESDISGKEIVYELDELCEMSDLELNSIYRGKVTRVERYGLFVSLNNQVWGLMRTRNSNNKVGDYVFVRITQIKERKREVDMAPASVFKGEYIIKKVKKNIERTKIASLDDSSLKNIVKVYGEVIQIQQTSGPTIFTITDETSITWAAAFNEPGVRMYPEIEIGDIVEVIGEVNKHNGEIQIESSSIEKLEDEKAKKMRELIDIALDKKAEPDDVDFLIQSPILDRLKPKMREAAKVIRRAILDGRSILVRHHADADGICAGVAIEKAVIPFLKENNPDSDAEYHYFKRSPSKAPFYELEDVVKDLSFALEDLKRHGQKLPLILLLDNGSTEEDIVSLMQAKIYDIEIVVIDHHFPGELITKTLKSGETIDGTIDCNSDDIIAGTVAVDEYVDTHVNPYLVGGDSQITAGALATEIAHIINPEVKDLLKHLPAIALLGDHAEADEVEQYIKLASEKAYDREQLKKIAECVDFEAYFLRFMNGRGIMDTILGVDNLDKHPKMVEALYKEYLKRVDTQMKAALPNIKRIQLENGIYFNVLDVEKYAHKFTFPAPGKTCGFVHDKIVKEIGEDKPIITLGHGPDFGVLRATDTVHQLFGFNVNNIVISLADKIPQAGIDGGGHECAGSIKYIEGLGKEVLKQLLNEVQNMTKE, from the coding sequence ATGAAAAAATCATGTCCTAAATGTAATGGAACTGGTTCTATAATTGTAGATACAAAAATATGTGAAAGTTGCGATGGAACTGGTTATATAGACACTTTTGAAATGAAGAATCATTTTAAAGGAGTAAACAGTAATGCTAGAGCAAAGTTTGATTTAGATGCTAACCAAGATGTTCCATGTGAAGTATGTAATGGAAAAGGAACAGTAGATCTATTAGAAAGTTGTCCTTATTGTAATGGAACTGGAGAAATTAATCTTTGTAATACTTGTGGAAAACTTATTGACTCTGATAAAAACTATTGTGATGAATGTATTGAAAAGCAAGAAGAAGAAAAAATGAAAAAACTAGAAGAAAAAAGCCCAGAAAAAATAGTTGTCGAATCTGATATTTCTGGAAAAGAAATTGTTTATGAATTAGATGAATTATGTGAAATGAGTGATTTAGAACTTAATTCCATCTATAGAGGTAAAGTCACTAGAGTAGAAAGATATGGTCTTTTTGTAAGCTTAAACAATCAAGTTTGGGGATTAATGAGAACACGTAACTCTAATAATAAAGTAGGGGACTATGTATTTGTAAGAATAACACAAATAAAAGAGAGAAAACGTGAAGTAGATATGGCTCCTGCAAGTGTTTTTAAAGGAGAATATATAATTAAAAAAGTCAAGAAAAATATTGAAAGAACAAAAATTGCATCTCTCGATGATTCCTCACTTAAAAACATTGTAAAAGTTTACGGAGAAGTAATACAAATACAGCAAACCTCTGGACCAACTATATTTACAATTACTGATGAAACTTCAATTACTTGGGCAGCTGCATTTAATGAACCTGGAGTTAGAATGTATCCAGAAATAGAAATTGGTGATATTGTTGAAGTAATTGGAGAAGTTAACAAACATAATGGTGAAATCCAAATAGAATCTAGCAGTATTGAAAAACTAGAGGACGAAAAAGCTAAGAAAATGAGAGAACTCATTGATATAGCTTTAGATAAAAAAGCAGAACCTGATGATGTGGATTTCTTAATTCAAAGCCCAATTTTAGATAGATTAAAACCTAAAATGAGAGAAGCTGCAAAAGTTATTAGAAGAGCTATTTTAGATGGAAGATCTATTCTCGTTAGACATCATGCTGATGCAGATGGTATTTGTGCAGGAGTTGCAATTGAAAAAGCAGTTATTCCTTTTTTAAAAGAGAATAATCCAGATAGTGATGCAGAATACCATTACTTTAAACGCTCTCCAAGTAAAGCCCCATTCTATGAATTAGAAGACGTGGTTAAAGATTTATCCTTTGCATTAGAAGACCTGAAAAGACATGGGCAAAAATTACCATTAATCCTATTATTAGATAATGGTTCTACTGAAGAAGATATTGTATCATTAATGCAAGCAAAAATTTATGATATTGAAATTGTAGTTATTGACCATCATTTCCCTGGAGAATTAATTACAAAAACTTTAAAAAGTGGAGAAACTATTGATGGAACTATAGATTGTAATAGTGATGATATTATTGCAGGTACTGTTGCAGTTGATGAATATGTAGATACTCATGTAAATCCATATCTTGTAGGGGGAGACTCACAAATAACTGCTGGTGCACTTGCAACTGAGATAGCACATATTATTAATCCTGAAGTAAAGGATTTGCTTAAACATTTACCAGCTATTGCTCTTTTAGGAGACCATGCTGAAGCTGATGAAGTAGAACAATATATTAAACTTGCATCAGAAAAAGCTTATGATAGAGAACAATTAAAGAAAATTGCTGAATGTGTTGATTTTGAAGCATACTTCCTTAGATTTATGAATGGTAGAGGCATAATGGATACTATTTTAGGTGTTGATAACCTTGATAAACATCCAAAAATGGTTGAAGCACTATATAAAGAATATTTAAAACGTGTTGATACTCAAATGAAAGCAGCTTTACCAAATATTAAGAGAATACAGTTAGAAAATGGAATCTACTTTAATGTTTTAGATGTTGAGAAATATGCTCATAAATTTACATTCCCAGCTCCTGGAAAAACATGTGGATTTGTTCATGACAAGATTGTTAAAGAAATTGGTGAAGATAAACCAATTATAACTCTTGGACATGGCCCGGATTTCGGAGTTTTAAGAGCAACTGATACCGTCCATCAATTATTTGGTTTTAATGTAAATAATATAGTGATTAGTCTTGCAGATAAAATACCTCAAGCAGGTATTGATGGCGGAGGCCATGAATGTGCAGGATCAATTAAGTATATTGAAGGTCTTGGAAAAGAAGTTTTAAAACAACTTCTAAATGAAGTCCAAAATATGACTAAGGAATAA
- a CDS encoding desulfoferrodoxin, which translates to MTKINEIYRCNRCGNMVEVIAEGAGELSCCEEAMELLEPRQLPEGGVKHIPVITKEGGKIVVTMGEVPHPMEEEHYINFVELIVGDQVYRANLKPNDEPKAVFDVNAELEDVKAIEYCNIHGLWHS; encoded by the coding sequence ATGACTAAAATTAATGAAATTTACAGATGTAACCGTTGTGGAAACATGGTTGAAGTTATTGCAGAAGGTGCAGGTGAATTAAGTTGTTGTGAAGAAGCAATGGAACTTTTAGAACCTAGACAATTACCAGAAGGTGGAGTAAAACACATCCCTGTAATTACTAAAGAAGGTGGTAAAATTGTCGTAACTATGGGAGAAGTACCACACCCAATGGAAGAAGAACATTACATTAATTTCGTTGAATTAATAGTTGGAGATCAAGTTTACCGTGCAAACTTAAAACCTAATGATGAACCTAAAGCAGTATTTGATGTGAATGCAGAGCTTGAAGATGTAAAAGCTATTGAATATTGTAACATTCACGGTTTATGGCATTCCTAA
- a CDS encoding DUF2121 family protein: MSLIIAYVGNKGCVMVGDKRRIAYFGSKEERELLEQEIYSGDISSDEDLYARAEELEISLKISDDACKVKSLENVAVGEVSSRGAMETKRKRIYGTTNGFQIVELTGSEIVNVKRGESSIIVFGNKITKSLANDMLKNKWKPSFSLKYMGEIFGQIIEDISTKTPSLGTKYDVVIQQNNLSKTKVQDYLDEVIERDINLLAKFRNKLKEDLLKQNETIKLASTIIDEGPIGIVDSIDENLIQVKLNPDVRAFDINWKLLAKPGENVIMFVEGEDAVSLKDQVVIENEALCIKGNKANLKCDIILCHLE, translated from the coding sequence ATGAGTTTAATTATTGCTTATGTTGGAAATAAAGGATGTGTAATGGTAGGGGACAAAAGGAGAATTGCTTATTTTGGTTCTAAAGAAGAACGTGAACTTTTAGAACAAGAAATTTATTCTGGAGATATTTCTAGTGATGAAGACTTATATGCAAGAGCAGAAGAACTTGAAATAAGTTTAAAAATAAGTGATGATGCATGCAAAGTAAAAAGCTTAGAAAATGTTGCAGTAGGAGAAGTTAGTTCAAGAGGAGCTATGGAAACTAAAAGAAAAAGAATTTATGGTACAACAAATGGTTTCCAGATTGTTGAGCTCACTGGCTCTGAAATCGTTAATGTTAAAAGAGGCGAATCCTCTATAATTGTATTTGGAAATAAAATTACAAAGTCTTTAGCTAATGATATGCTTAAAAATAAATGGAAGCCTAGTTTTAGTTTAAAATATATGGGAGAGATCTTTGGACAAATCATAGAGGATATTTCTACAAAAACACCTTCTTTAGGTACTAAGTATGATGTTGTTATTCAACAGAATAATTTATCTAAAACTAAAGTTCAAGATTATTTAGATGAAGTTATTGAAAGAGATATAAATCTTTTAGCTAAATTTCGAAATAAACTTAAAGAAGATTTATTAAAACAAAATGAAACAATTAAATTGGCTTCCACTATTATTGATGAAGGACCTATAGGTATTGTTGATTCAATTGATGAAAACTTAATTCAAGTTAAATTAAACCCTGATGTTAGAGCATTTGATATTAATTGGAAACTTCTTGCAAAACCTGGCGAAAATGTTATCATGTTTGTTGAAGGAGAAGATGCTGTATCATTAAAAGACCAAGTTGTAATAGAAAATGAAGCTTTATGTATTAAAGGTAATAAAGCTAATTTAAAATGTGATATTATATTATGTCATCTTGAATAA